The following coding sequences are from one Prochlorococcus marinus CUG1438 window:
- a CDS encoding potassium transporter TrkG: MKFKSNVYKFKDVYRKLSVPQFTIVTGLFIIFFGTLILSSPLCSSSKVGLWEAFFTSTSAITVTGLTIIDIGNDLNFFGQVFLSFMLLSGGLGLMAITTFLQGFVVKGTKLRTRLDKGKTLDEFGVGGIGRTFQSIAITATCIISFGAIILYSFGFVDIQNNWERLWSSIFHSISAYNNAGFSLWSNSLQDYRTNLLVNSVFVFLIVMGGLGWRVIDDIWTNKNNLSYKKLSLHSRLVIRTSLSLILFGSFGFFITESLLNSQFFNDLNLFERLLSSIFETVSARTAGFTNYSISLTSISDTGLLLLMTLMFIGASTGGTGGGIKTTTFIALMAATRSTLRGQKDVIISNRLISDKVILKAVGITVGSLLFILLMAMLLSTTNTFVKKESFTFLEILFTCISAFATVGFDIGLTAKLNHFGQFILIIGMFVGRLGILLLLSALWQALYKSKIDRQKRIGYPRADLYV, from the coding sequence GTGAAATTCAAAAGTAATGTTTATAAATTTAAAGATGTTTACAGAAAATTATCTGTACCTCAATTTACTATTGTTACAGGTTTGTTTATTATTTTCTTTGGAACTTTAATTTTAAGTTCACCTTTGTGTTCATCTTCAAAGGTTGGCTTGTGGGAAGCATTTTTTACATCTACTTCTGCTATAACCGTTACAGGCTTAACCATTATAGATATTGGGAATGATTTGAATTTCTTTGGTCAAGTTTTCTTGTCTTTTATGCTTTTATCAGGTGGTCTAGGATTAATGGCTATCACGACATTTCTACAAGGTTTTGTTGTAAAAGGTACAAAACTTAGAACAAGATTAGACAAAGGAAAGACTCTAGATGAATTCGGAGTCGGAGGAATTGGTCGAACTTTTCAAAGTATCGCTATTACGGCAACTTGCATAATATCTTTTGGAGCAATTATTCTTTACTCTTTTGGATTCGTAGATATACAAAATAATTGGGAAAGACTTTGGTCGTCGATTTTCCATAGTATATCTGCATATAACAATGCAGGGTTTTCTTTATGGTCAAATAGTCTTCAGGATTATAGAACAAACTTGTTGGTTAATAGTGTCTTTGTTTTTCTAATTGTTATGGGCGGATTGGGATGGCGTGTTATTGATGACATTTGGACTAATAAAAACAATCTTTCATATAAAAAATTGAGCCTTCATTCTAGACTGGTTATCAGGACAAGTTTGTCTCTAATATTATTCGGATCATTTGGATTCTTTATCACTGAATCATTACTTAATAGTCAATTTTTTAATGACTTGAATTTATTTGAAAGGCTATTATCATCAATTTTTGAAACAGTAAGCGCAAGAACTGCAGGTTTTACAAATTATTCGATCTCTTTGACCTCTATATCAGATACAGGACTCTTGTTATTAATGACATTGATGTTTATTGGAGCAAGTACTGGAGGTACTGGAGGAGGTATTAAAACAACGACGTTTATCGCTTTAATGGCTGCAACTAGATCAACTTTAAGGGGTCAGAAAGATGTAATTATTAGCAATAGATTAATTTCAGATAAAGTCATCCTAAAGGCAGTTGGGATAACTGTAGGTTCTTTGCTTTTCATTCTTTTAATGGCAATGTTGCTAAGTACAACTAATACGTTTGTAAAAAAAGAATCTTTCACATTCTTAGAAATTTTGTTCACTTGCATATCCGCATTTGCAACAGTTGGTTTTGATATTGGTTTAACCGCAAAATTAAATCATTTTGGTCAATTTATTCTCATTATCGGTATGTTCGTAGGCAGACTTGGTATACTATTGCTTTTAAGTGCACTTTGGCAGGCTCTTTATAAGAGTAAAATAGATAGACAAAAGAGAATAGGCTATCCTAGGGCTGATCTCTATGTTTAG
- a CDS encoding YihY/virulence factor BrkB family protein: MQQSSTWILKSLWKACERWSKSDCIDMSAAFAYYTLQSFFPILLISLSIASWFLGKQEGLDQEIISVAAQILPPSVVELVETTLFKLIDQGFGAGILGAMFLLFTAGNAYLSLQRGADRLWEDQLPSRKINAAWREQASRFLRNRIEAFLIVFFIGFLMVLDQISANLRMIPSNVLENLSKSNNLISDFLLKLPLLQVGQFVIPVFGFTLMALLLQALLPSRKVPLRPLLPGSFLIGIGLTTLNLAVSKSILSLGARFQAYGFIGGFLVLTLWVWLLGVILYFGQCWSVVIASMSLINKKRKNR; encoded by the coding sequence ATGCAGCAAAGTTCAACTTGGATCTTAAAAAGTTTATGGAAAGCATGTGAGAGATGGAGTAAATCTGATTGCATCGATATGAGTGCAGCATTTGCGTACTACACACTACAATCATTTTTTCCAATTCTTTTAATTTCTCTTTCCATAGCATCATGGTTCTTAGGTAAGCAAGAGGGCTTAGATCAAGAGATAATTTCAGTTGCGGCCCAAATTTTACCTCCATCAGTAGTAGAACTAGTAGAAACAACATTATTTAAATTAATTGATCAAGGTTTTGGTGCAGGAATTTTAGGTGCGATGTTTTTACTTTTTACAGCCGGCAATGCATATTTATCTCTTCAAAGAGGTGCAGATAGACTATGGGAAGACCAACTTCCTTCAAGAAAAATTAACGCTGCTTGGAGAGAGCAAGCCTCCAGATTTCTCCGTAATAGAATTGAAGCTTTTTTAATAGTATTCTTTATAGGTTTTCTAATGGTACTAGATCAAATCAGTGCGAATCTTAGGATGATCCCAAGTAACGTTTTAGAAAACCTTTCAAAATCAAATAATTTAATTTCTGACTTTTTGTTAAAGTTGCCTCTATTACAGGTTGGTCAGTTTGTCATACCAGTATTTGGGTTTACGCTGATGGCCCTCTTATTGCAAGCCCTCCTACCTAGCAGAAAAGTGCCTTTGAGACCGCTTTTGCCTGGCTCTTTTTTGATTGGAATTGGATTAACTACTTTAAACCTAGCAGTAAGTAAAAGTATTCTCTCGCTTGGCGCGAGATTTCAAGCATATGGTTTTATTGGAGGTTTTCTTGTACTTACTTTGTGGGTCTGGCTACTAGGAGTTATTTTATATTTTGGACAGTGTTGGAGTGTTGTAATTGCTAGCATGTCATTAATAAATAAAAAAAGAAAAAATAGATAA
- a CDS encoding ABC-F family ATP-binding cassette domain-containing protein: MIRLEGVSKIYSTDIVLKNINWEIKRGEKVGLVGSNGAGKSTQFKILIGEEDQTSGTIIKEGNPKIAYLKQELDCNLNRSVREELESSFKDIQIIAIKLLEIENKMKSLDIKKHSDELEKLVNQLAKYQGRFETLGGYKMRSDVEKILPKLGFSIDDADKLVGNFSGGWQMKVALGKIILQKPDLLLLDEPTNHLDLDTIFWLEEYLSSLKIAIIIISHDRYFLDKLCKKIIFIDRGVSEIYNGNYSFFVEQKSLNEESQNKAYQLQKKEIEIQKKYIDRFRASANRSSQAKSREKQLKKISKIEAPKTKSKSPAFNFPDCPRSGKTVLNIKNLSHSFEEKIIFLDVNLKISSGEKIAILGPNGCGKSTLLKIIMKQIIPEIGEINLGKHNIITNYYEQNQAEVLSLQKKVIDLIFQKSPDWSQKKVRTFLGGFGFQNETVFKFVKQLSGGEKARLALALMIMKSSNFLLLDEPTNHLDLQSKENLELAIKQYKGSLLLISHDRYFISKVANKIIEIKDSKIFSYDGNYEYFLEKNRTT, translated from the coding sequence GTGATTAGATTAGAAGGGGTAAGCAAAATTTATTCTACAGATATTGTCTTAAAAAATATTAATTGGGAAATTAAGAGAGGAGAAAAAGTCGGCTTAGTTGGATCAAATGGTGCAGGTAAGTCAACCCAATTTAAGATTTTAATTGGAGAGGAAGATCAAACAAGTGGAACGATTATTAAAGAGGGGAATCCTAAAATTGCCTATTTAAAACAGGAGTTAGATTGTAACTTGAATCGTTCAGTTAGAGAGGAATTAGAAAGTTCTTTCAAAGATATACAAATTATAGCTATTAAACTTTTAGAAATTGAGAATAAAATGAAATCATTGGATATTAAAAAACATTCTGACGAACTTGAAAAATTAGTAAATCAGCTTGCAAAATATCAAGGAAGATTTGAAACTTTAGGTGGCTATAAAATGCGATCTGATGTAGAAAAGATTTTACCAAAACTAGGATTTTCTATTGATGATGCTGATAAATTAGTTGGAAATTTTTCAGGTGGTTGGCAGATGAAAGTTGCACTTGGAAAAATAATCCTGCAAAAACCTGATTTACTTTTACTTGATGAACCAACCAATCATTTGGACTTAGATACTATTTTCTGGCTTGAAGAATATCTATCTTCACTTAAGATTGCAATTATCATAATTAGTCATGATAGATATTTTTTAGATAAATTATGTAAAAAAATAATTTTTATAGATAGAGGAGTATCTGAAATATACAACGGGAACTACTCTTTTTTTGTGGAACAGAAATCTTTAAATGAAGAATCGCAAAACAAAGCATATCAATTGCAAAAAAAAGAAATAGAGATTCAGAAGAAGTACATTGATAGATTTAGAGCTAGTGCAAATAGAAGTTCACAAGCTAAGAGTAGAGAAAAACAATTAAAAAAGATTTCTAAAATTGAGGCTCCCAAAACAAAATCCAAAAGTCCTGCATTTAATTTCCCGGATTGTCCCCGTTCAGGGAAAACAGTTCTAAATATCAAAAATTTGTCTCATAGTTTTGAGGAAAAAATAATTTTTTTAGATGTTAACTTAAAGATTTCTTCAGGGGAGAAAATTGCAATTTTAGGCCCTAATGGCTGTGGTAAATCGACATTGCTTAAAATTATTATGAAACAAATTATTCCTGAAATTGGAGAAATTAATCTTGGTAAACATAACATAATTACAAACTATTATGAACAAAACCAGGCGGAAGTGCTTTCTCTTCAGAAAAAGGTTATTGATTTAATTTTTCAAAAATCTCCTGATTGGTCGCAAAAAAAAGTAAGAACATTTTTAGGCGGTTTTGGTTTTCAAAATGAAACTGTTTTTAAATTTGTTAAACAACTTAGTGGAGGTGAAAAAGCTAGATTAGCATTAGCTCTTATGATTATGAAATCAAGTAATTTTTTATTATTAGATGAACCAACCAATCATTTGGACCTTCAATCTAAAGAAAATTTAGAATTAGCAATTAAGCAGTATAAAGGTTCTTTATTATTGATTTCACATGATCGATATTTTATTTCTAAAGTTGCTAATAAAATTATAGAAATTAAAGATTCAAAGATTTTCTCATATGATGGTAATTACGAATATTTTTTAGAAAAAAATAGAACTACATAA
- a CDS encoding DUF2973 domain-containing protein has product MSILFPIIYSAALTYLVWKAFKVMSNGWDVSGTEKRNFNKTNFKQKKYTIHPELLDKSGNLTEEELLTVRFSSDDSSLEEKGTTTD; this is encoded by the coding sequence ATGTCCATTTTGTTTCCAATTATATACTCAGCAGCTTTAACTTATTTAGTTTGGAAAGCTTTCAAGGTGATGTCAAATGGTTGGGATGTTTCTGGTACAGAAAAGAGAAACTTTAACAAAACAAATTTTAAACAAAAAAAATATACTATTCATCCTGAACTTCTTGATAAATCAGGTAATTTAACAGAAGAGGAATTACTAACAGTAAGGTTTTCTAGTGATGACTCATCACTAGAAGAAAAAGGTACTACAACAGACTAA
- a CDS encoding SLC13 family permease: MNLIALVINNFDAFITVVVLIMSIILFIKNTIAPELTGLLCVGIFIATGVLSPEKALAGFGSPSLITLMGLFAVSSALFKSGALDRVRELISSESIRTPRKLISLIAFLIAPISGIVPNTPVVASLLPLIEGWCERRNISPSKVLLPLSFATLLGGTLTLLGSSVNLLVSDISQQLGYGALELFSLTSIGIPVWLIGTTYMILVSDVLLPDRGRDKEFIKNGDMNIYFTEVTIPSTSELVGQSVRNSRLQRRFDVDVLELQRNGKVILPPLADRKIEPDDRLIIRVTRADLFRLQQEHTILLGENKTSFDGANVFSDDEGTKTFEALLPAGSTLAGASLRELRFRQRHNATVLALRRGQQTVQERLGQAVLRAGDVLLLQAPLDSIRGLQSSNDLLILDQFDDDLPFLIKKPISIAIAIGMVVLPSVTNIPLVGSVLLAVIAMVAFGCLRPAEIQKSIRLDVILLLGSLSCFSVAMQVTGLADLIAVNLNFALNGMPLYFALVIIFVSTVILTQFISNAASVALILPVAIEFSDVLGISPGALIMLVLFGASQSFLTPMGYQTNLMVYGPGRYRFFDIAKYGAGLTLIMSFTVPALIILNFR, translated from the coding sequence ATGAATTTAATTGCATTAGTTATTAATAATTTTGATGCGTTTATAACGGTAGTTGTTTTAATAATGTCAATAATTTTGTTTATTAAAAATACTATTGCGCCAGAATTGACTGGTTTATTATGTGTTGGAATTTTTATAGCTACAGGAGTTCTTTCTCCTGAAAAAGCTTTAGCTGGATTTGGTAGTCCATCCTTAATTACTCTTATGGGTTTGTTTGCAGTTTCTTCTGCATTATTTAAAAGTGGTGCTTTAGACAGAGTAAGAGAATTGATTTCTTCTGAAAGTATTAGAACGCCAAGGAAATTAATTTCTTTAATAGCTTTTTTGATCGCTCCAATATCTGGAATTGTTCCTAATACGCCAGTAGTAGCATCTTTGTTACCCTTAATTGAAGGCTGGTGCGAGCGGAGAAATATATCACCATCAAAAGTTTTATTACCTCTTTCATTTGCTACTTTGCTAGGTGGAACCCTAACATTATTGGGTAGCTCAGTAAATCTTCTTGTAAGTGATATTAGTCAACAACTGGGTTATGGAGCTTTGGAATTATTTAGTTTGACGTCAATTGGAATTCCTGTATGGCTTATAGGTACAACATATATGATTCTTGTTTCTGACGTGCTTTTGCCAGATAGAGGAAGAGATAAGGAATTTATTAAAAATGGCGATATGAATATATACTTTACTGAAGTTACTATTCCCTCTACTTCAGAATTGGTTGGACAATCCGTCAGAAATAGTAGATTGCAAAGACGATTTGACGTTGATGTTCTGGAATTGCAACGAAATGGAAAAGTTATTCTTCCTCCTTTGGCTGATAGAAAGATTGAACCGGATGATAGATTAATAATCCGTGTTACGAGGGCAGATTTATTTAGGCTACAGCAGGAACATACCATTCTGTTAGGCGAAAACAAAACATCTTTCGACGGAGCTAATGTTTTCTCAGATGATGAAGGTACTAAAACCTTTGAAGCTTTGTTACCAGCCGGTTCGACTCTGGCAGGTGCTAGTTTGAGAGAATTAAGATTTAGGCAACGTCATAATGCAACAGTTTTAGCCCTGAGAAGGGGTCAGCAAACTGTTCAAGAGAGATTAGGACAAGCTGTTTTAAGGGCTGGTGATGTTTTGTTATTGCAAGCACCATTAGATTCCATAAGAGGTTTACAGTCCAGTAATGATTTGCTTATTTTAGATCAATTCGATGATGATTTACCTTTTTTGATCAAAAAACCTATATCGATTGCAATTGCTATAGGAATGGTCGTTCTGCCTTCAGTTACTAATATTCCATTGGTAGGTTCAGTTCTCTTAGCTGTTATTGCAATGGTTGCTTTTGGATGTTTAAGACCTGCAGAAATACAAAAATCAATTCGTTTAGATGTCATTTTATTGCTGGGATCCTTATCATGTTTTAGTGTCGCTATGCAAGTAACAGGATTAGCCGATTTAATAGCAGTCAATCTCAATTTTGCGCTTAATGGGATGCCTTTGTATTTTGCACTAGTCATAATTTTTGTATCGACCGTCATACTGACCCAATTTATTAGTAATGCCGCTTCGGTTGCTTTGATTTTGCCTGTAGCTATTGAATTTTCAGATGTTTTAGGGATTTCACCAGGGGCTTTAATAATGCTCGTTTTATTCGGCGCAAGCCAATCTTTTTTGACTCCAATGGGCTATCAAACAAACCTAATGGTTTATGGCCCTGGAAGATATAGATTTTTTGATATTGCAAAATATGGTGCTGGATTGACACTTATAATGTCATTTACAGTACCAGCATTAATAATTTTAAATTTTAGATAA
- a CDS encoding trypsin-like peptidase domain-containing protein has protein sequence MKNNNHKKLLLCSAISISILYPLKVISQPSLISKFNEINLNAKKSFITEAVEKTGSSVVTIETQRYVKKRKLPRNSQIFLDPYFERFFGLDLPYDNQPRIEQSQGSGFIFADGLVMTNAHVVNGSNKVIVGLTNGKKFKGKVIGEDFFTDLAVLKIEGKGPWPKAKLGDSTKIKVGDWAIAVGNPFGLENTVTLGIISNLNRNVSQLGIYDKKLELIQTDAAINPGNSGGPLLNSKGEVIGINTLIRSGPGAGLSFAIPINKAKEIADQLLNDGKVIHPMIGISLIDDRNFELNSNAVIVSYVVPNSPAEKSGVKVNDRIIKVGIKEIEKASDVISQISKNGINKQINILLKRKNKFIRLKVKPIDITNLQKN, from the coding sequence TTGAAAAACAACAATCACAAAAAACTATTATTGTGCTCAGCCATCTCGATAAGTATTTTATATCCATTAAAAGTCATATCCCAACCATCACTAATTTCAAAATTTAATGAAATTAATTTAAATGCAAAAAAATCATTCATTACTGAAGCTGTTGAAAAAACTGGTTCTTCTGTAGTAACAATTGAAACTCAAAGATATGTAAAAAAAAGAAAACTTCCGAGAAATTCTCAAATATTTTTAGATCCCTATTTTGAAAGATTCTTTGGATTAGATTTACCTTACGACAATCAGCCAAGAATTGAACAAAGCCAAGGAAGTGGCTTCATATTCGCAGACGGACTAGTAATGACTAATGCTCATGTTGTAAACGGATCTAATAAGGTAATCGTTGGTTTAACAAATGGAAAAAAATTCAAGGGAAAAGTCATAGGGGAAGATTTTTTTACCGATTTAGCCGTTCTTAAAATAGAAGGAAAAGGACCTTGGCCAAAAGCAAAATTAGGAGATTCAACAAAAATTAAAGTTGGTGATTGGGCAATTGCAGTTGGCAATCCATTCGGACTAGAAAATACAGTTACGCTTGGAATTATTAGTAACCTCAACAGAAACGTCTCGCAATTAGGGATATATGATAAAAAATTGGAACTTATTCAAACAGATGCTGCTATTAATCCTGGCAATTCTGGAGGTCCACTATTAAATAGCAAAGGAGAAGTTATTGGAATTAATACCTTGATCAGATCTGGGCCAGGCGCAGGTTTAAGTTTCGCAATCCCAATAAATAAGGCTAAGGAAATTGCCGATCAACTATTAAATGACGGGAAAGTAATACATCCCATGATAGGGATAAGCCTAATAGATGATAGAAACTTTGAATTAAATAGTAATGCAGTAATAGTCAGTTATGTTGTACCTAATAGTCCAGCTGAAAAAAGTGGGGTTAAAGTAAATGACAGAATCATAAAAGTCGGTATTAAAGAAATTGAAAAAGCTTCAGACGTCATAAGCCAAATAAGTAAAAATGGTATAAATAAACAAATAAATATATTATTGAAGAGAAAAAATAAATTTATTAGGCTAAAAGTAAAACCAATTGATATTACCAATCTACAAAAAAATTAA
- a CDS encoding FAD-dependent oxidoreductase, translated as MKSIKKPIVIVGAGFAGMTFALNLKNLNPSLPILVVDSETNFIFKPLMYEVLSKEIRSWEATPKFANIFSDAGITFLRNCLTKISFKENILEFSDQLKFSYQYLVICTGSIPNNLFIKGVDENCYFFNDVHDLNKLNSFLKKSQDTALHKKLFIVGGGPSGIELACKIKDIFNYQFDINVIEKSNEILNKNKIFNREQAEKALEKRKINVLLNSTVKEVSETKITISSEAGITSLDKDIVIWTAGVKPNLSYLETDQITIKFGRILVNNNLQIEKYKNCFAIGDVSVIEGMEDLPITAQVAMQEATHLANNLELLIQEKDLLPFEFKDNGEMISLGIGEASISGLGVTLSGKLAFEARRLIYASKLPDVNESLKSASSWIFQKNSIFKKFLKKK; from the coding sequence ATGAAATCAATAAAAAAACCAATAGTAATAGTTGGAGCAGGTTTCGCAGGTATGACATTTGCTTTGAATTTAAAGAATCTTAATCCTTCTTTACCGATTCTTGTGGTTGATTCTGAAACTAACTTTATATTTAAACCTTTGATGTACGAAGTTTTAAGTAAAGAGATAAGAAGTTGGGAAGCCACCCCAAAATTTGCAAATATTTTTTCTGATGCGGGTATAACTTTTTTAAGAAATTGTTTAACCAAGATTTCCTTCAAAGAAAATATTCTTGAATTTAGTGATCAATTAAAATTCAGTTATCAATATCTCGTTATCTGTACAGGATCTATTCCAAACAATTTGTTTATAAAAGGTGTAGATGAAAATTGTTATTTTTTTAATGATGTTCACGATTTAAATAAATTAAATTCTTTTTTAAAAAAATCACAAGATACTGCGTTGCATAAAAAGTTATTTATAGTTGGAGGTGGTCCCTCTGGTATTGAGTTGGCATGCAAAATTAAAGATATATTTAATTACCAATTCGATATTAATGTAATAGAAAAATCAAACGAAATCCTCAATAAAAACAAAATTTTTAATAGAGAACAAGCAGAGAAGGCATTAGAAAAAAGAAAAATCAACGTTCTTTTGAATTCCACAGTTAAAGAAGTCTCAGAAACTAAGATTACTATTTCTAGTGAGGCTGGAATAACTTCCTTGGATAAAGATATTGTTATTTGGACAGCAGGCGTTAAACCTAATTTGTCTTACTTAGAAACTGACCAAATTACAATAAAATTTGGCCGCATTTTAGTTAATAATAATTTGCAAATAGAAAAATATAAAAACTGTTTTGCTATTGGTGATGTCTCGGTTATTGAAGGAATGGAGGATTTACCTATAACTGCACAGGTCGCCATGCAGGAAGCAACCCATCTGGCTAATAATTTAGAACTTTTAATTCAAGAAAAGGATCTTTTACCCTTTGAATTTAAAGACAATGGTGAAATGATTAGCTTAGGAATAGGAGAAGCTTCAATTTCTGGGCTTGGGGTCACTTTATCTGGGAAATTGGCATTTGAGGCAAGAAGACTTATATATGCTTCTAAGTTGCCTGATGTTAATGAAAGCTTGAAATCTGCATCTTCATGGATATTCCAAAAAAATTCTATTTTTAAAAAGTTTCTTAAAAAAAAATAA
- a CDS encoding high light inducible protein produces the protein MNDENQTRFGFVNFAETWNGRMAMMGILIGLGTELITGQSILRQIGIG, from the coding sequence ATGAATGATGAAAATCAAACAAGATTTGGCTTTGTAAATTTTGCTGAAACTTGGAATGGACGTATGGCAATGATGGGTATTTTGATAGGCTTAGGTACTGAATTAATTACTGGACAAAGTATCCTAAGACAAATCGGAATAGGTTAG
- a CDS encoding phosphoadenylyl-sulfate reductase — MIEKIHKDIQTNLREYNQDLVDMKPQGMLTWGYEKFDKQFAITTSFGIQSSVLLDMVSKLSLQKKIKIFWIDTGYLPPETYHYAEKLIDNLSLEVEVLQSELSPARMEAKYGKLWETKKESDLDKYHELRKIKPLENGLEKYDIACWASGVRSSQTENRNKMKFLDAIRQRLSLRPLLNWTNKDIFYYMEENNLPAHPLFVKGYSSVGDWHSSSPDGFETKGRDTRFGGIKQECGIHTNN, encoded by the coding sequence ATGATTGAAAAAATTCACAAAGATATTCAAACTAACTTGAGGGAATATAATCAAGATCTTGTAGATATGAAGCCTCAAGGAATGCTTACATGGGGTTATGAAAAGTTTGATAAACAATTTGCTATTACAACAAGTTTTGGTATACAGTCATCAGTCCTTTTAGATATGGTCAGCAAATTATCTCTACAAAAAAAAATCAAAATATTTTGGATAGATACAGGTTACCTTCCTCCAGAAACATACCATTATGCTGAAAAGCTTATTGATAATTTATCCTTAGAAGTTGAAGTTCTGCAAAGTGAATTATCTCCAGCAAGAATGGAGGCCAAATACGGAAAACTTTGGGAAACAAAAAAAGAGAGTGATTTAGATAAGTATCATGAATTGAGAAAGATAAAACCTTTAGAAAATGGTCTAGAAAAATATGATATTGCCTGCTGGGCAAGCGGTGTTAGATCAAGTCAAACAGAAAATAGAAACAAAATGAAATTTTTAGATGCAATTCGTCAAAGACTTTCCCTGAGACCTTTATTAAATTGGACAAATAAAGATATTTTTTATTATATGGAAGAGAATAATTTACCTGCCCATCCACTTTTTGTCAAAGGTTATTCTTCTGTAGGAGATTGGCATTCAAGCAGTCCTGATGGTTTTGAAACAAAGGGCAGAGATACAAGATTTGGAGGAATTAAACAAGAATGTGGAATTCACACTAATAATTAA
- a CDS encoding type III pantothenate kinase, with the protein MVSDINFLLVGNSRLHWAQYSKNQSKFFHTKKEQKVPENIDLDQLIWASVGKLPNFLLRKENEIKTKDIQLSNLPDYFGVDRALACIAAFKIIENPFKKDLLIADFGTILSITKLSSNGSVIGGQLLPGFLTQLKSMELNTKNLKVPKKYDMPVKDFLINTEEAILKGVMNSLTGVINSLFNPEKDILIICGGDSKLITKSLKTQKENIINAPNLVMEGMIIHHMSIQKLA; encoded by the coding sequence ATGGTCTCAGATATAAATTTTTTATTAGTAGGCAATAGTAGGCTTCATTGGGCTCAATATTCTAAAAATCAATCTAAATTCTTCCATACCAAAAAAGAGCAAAAAGTTCCCGAAAATATAGATCTTGATCAATTAATTTGGGCTTCTGTAGGAAAACTTCCAAATTTTTTGCTGAGAAAAGAAAATGAAATAAAAACTAAAGATATCCAATTATCAAATCTTCCTGATTATTTTGGAGTTGATAGAGCTCTTGCCTGTATTGCCGCTTTTAAAATTATTGAAAACCCTTTCAAAAAAGATCTGCTAATTGCAGATTTTGGAACAATATTATCAATAACAAAATTGAGTTCAAATGGATCAGTTATCGGAGGTCAACTTCTTCCAGGTTTTCTAACACAATTAAAATCAATGGAACTAAATACAAAAAATCTTAAAGTACCCAAAAAATATGATATGCCTGTCAAGGATTTTTTAATTAATACAGAAGAAGCAATCTTAAAAGGAGTAATGAACTCTCTTACTGGTGTGATTAATAGTTTATTTAATCCCGAAAAGGATATTTTAATAATTTGTGGGGGAGATTCTAAATTAATCACAAAATCTCTAAAGACTCAAAAAGAAAATATTATCAATGCTCCTAATTTAGTTATGGAGGGGATGATTATTCACCACATGTCCATACAAAAATTAGCTTAA
- a CDS encoding TrkA family potassium uptake protein gives MADWWQWSQKREKEALTFGVVGVGRFGTAVCRELISNGADVLAADYSEKAIDDLRQLEPSIEARVVDCTDEESMRESGILEMNTVVVGISEPIEASITTTLIAKDSDGSKVKRVIARATSDLHEKMLKRVGADKVVFPSRMQGERLGLELVRPNLIERLELDNQTGIDEITVPEEFIGRSLRDLNMRKNYLVNVLAAGPAEELTVNPPAKYILERGNILVVMGKTADLQKLPKN, from the coding sequence ATGGCTGATTGGTGGCAGTGGTCTCAAAAGAGAGAAAAAGAAGCTCTCACTTTTGGAGTTGTCGGCGTTGGGAGATTTGGGACTGCAGTTTGTAGAGAACTTATAAGTAATGGTGCAGATGTTTTGGCTGCTGATTACTCTGAAAAAGCTATAGATGATTTGAGACAATTGGAACCTTCGATAGAAGCTAGAGTTGTAGATTGCACTGATGAAGAGTCTATGAGGGAATCTGGAATTCTTGAGATGAATACTGTTGTGGTTGGCATAAGTGAACCTATTGAAGCTAGTATCACTACAACACTTATTGCTAAGGATAGTGATGGTAGCAAAGTAAAAAGAGTGATAGCGAGAGCTACTAGTGACTTGCATGAAAAAATGTTAAAAAGGGTTGGTGCGGATAAAGTTGTTTTCCCTTCCAGAATGCAAGGAGAAAGATTAGGCCTAGAATTAGTTAGGCCAAATTTAATTGAAAGATTGGAACTAGATAATCAAACCGGTATAGATGAAATAACAGTTCCAGAGGAATTTATTGGGAGATCTTTGAGAGATCTAAATATGAGGAAAAATTATTTAGTAAATGTTCTTGCCGCTGGCCCTGCAGAAGAGTTAACCGTTAATCCCCCTGCAAAATATATTTTGGAAAGAGGAAATATCTTAGTAGTTATGGGAAAAACTGCAGATTTACAGAAATTGCCTAAAAATTAA